Proteins co-encoded in one Enterobacter sp. R4-368 genomic window:
- the glnK gene encoding P-II family nitrogen regulator gives MKLVTVVIKPFKLEDVREALSSIGIQGLTVTEVKGFGRQKGHAELYRGAEYSVNFLPKVKIDVAIADDQLDEVIDVISKAAYTGKIGDGKIFVAELQRVIRIRTGEADEAAL, from the coding sequence ATGAAGCTGGTTACCGTGGTGATTAAGCCATTCAAACTTGAAGACGTGCGTGAAGCGCTTTCTTCTATTGGTATTCAAGGGCTGACCGTAACTGAAGTGAAAGGCTTTGGCCGTCAGAAGGGTCACGCTGAGCTGTACCGCGGTGCGGAATATAGCGTCAATTTCCTGCCAAAAGTGAAAATTGATGTGGCGATCGCTGACGATCAACTCGATGAAGTGATCGATGTGATCAGCAAAGCGGCCTACACCGGAAAAATTGGCGACGGCAAAATCTTCGTTGCCGAGCTGCAACGCGTCATTCGTATTCGTACCGGCGAAGCCGACGAAGCGGCACTGTAA
- the amtB gene encoding ammonium transporter AmtB — translation MKNTTLKTALASLALLPGLAMAAPAVADKADNGFMMICTALVLFMTIPGIALFYGGLIRGKNVLSMLTQVAVTFALVCILWVVYGYSLAFGEGNSFFGSFNWAMLKNIELKAVMGSIYQYIHVAFQGSFACITVGLIVGALAERIRFSAVLIFVVVWLTLSYVPIAHMVWGGGLLATHGALDFAGGTVVHINAAIAGLVGAYLIGKRVGFGKEAFKPHNLPMVFTGTAILYVGWFGFNAGSASSANEIAALAFVNTVVATAAAILAWVFGEWAMRGKPSLLGACSGAIAGLVGITPACGYVGVGGALIVGLIAGLAGLWGVTALKRMLRVDDPCDVFGVHGVCGIVGCILTGIFASTSLGGVGFAEGVTMGHQVLVQLESVAITIVWSGVVAFIGYKLADMTVGLRVPEEQEREGLDVNSHGENAYNA, via the coding sequence ATGAAAAACACAACATTAAAAACAGCTCTTGCTTCGCTGGCGTTGCTGCCAGGCCTGGCGATGGCGGCTCCCGCTGTGGCGGATAAAGCCGACAACGGCTTTATGATGATTTGCACCGCGCTGGTGCTGTTTATGACCATTCCGGGCATTGCGCTTTTTTACGGCGGTTTGATCCGCGGTAAAAACGTACTGTCAATGCTGACGCAGGTTGCCGTCACCTTCGCTCTGGTGTGCATCCTGTGGGTGGTGTATGGCTACTCGCTGGCATTTGGCGAGGGCAACAGCTTCTTCGGCAGCTTCAACTGGGCAATGTTGAAAAACATCGAACTGAAAGCCGTGATGGGCAGCATTTATCAGTATATCCACGTGGCGTTCCAGGGTTCCTTCGCTTGTATCACCGTTGGCCTGATTGTCGGCGCGCTGGCTGAGCGTATTCGCTTCTCTGCGGTGCTGATTTTTGTGGTGGTATGGCTGACGCTCTCTTACGTGCCGATTGCACACATGGTCTGGGGCGGCGGTCTGCTGGCAACCCACGGCGCGCTGGATTTCGCGGGCGGTACGGTTGTTCACATCAACGCCGCGATTGCAGGTCTGGTGGGTGCTTACCTGATTGGTAAACGCGTGGGCTTTGGCAAAGAAGCATTCAAACCGCATAACCTGCCGATGGTCTTCACTGGTACCGCTATCCTCTATGTTGGCTGGTTTGGCTTCAACGCTGGCTCTGCAAGCTCGGCGAACGAAATCGCGGCGCTGGCCTTTGTGAACACTGTCGTTGCTACTGCGGCCGCTATTCTGGCGTGGGTATTTGGCGAATGGGCAATGCGCGGCAAGCCGTCTCTGCTCGGTGCTTGTTCTGGTGCCATCGCGGGTCTGGTTGGTATCACCCCGGCCTGTGGTTATGTGGGTGTCGGCGGCGCACTGATTGTGGGGCTGATTGCCGGTCTGGCTGGGCTGTGGGGCGTTACTGCGCTGAAACGTATGTTGCGTGTAGATGACCCGTGCGATGTCTTCGGTGTGCACGGTGTATGCGGCATCGTCGGTTGTATCCTGACGGGTATCTTCGCGTCTACGTCGCTGGGCGGTGTCGGTTTCGCTGAAGGTGTGACCATGGGCCATCAGGTGCTGGTGCAGCTGGAAAGCGTTGCCATCACTATCGTGTGGTCTGGCGTGGTGGCCTTTATCGGCTACAAACTGGCGGACATGACGGTAGGTCTGCGCGTACCGGAAGAGCAAGAGCGTGAAGGGCTGGATGTGAACAGCCACGGCGAAAACGCCTATAACGCCTGA